From Primulina huaijiensis isolate GDHJ02 chromosome 15, ASM1229523v2, whole genome shotgun sequence, one genomic window encodes:
- the LOC140959420 gene encoding receptor-like protein kinase FERONIA — protein NASNSYAFVNGIEIVSHPDIYITDGTETVVGQSTGFNIDNSTALENVYRLNVGGNDISPSHDTGLQRSWHDDSNYIFSAARGVTEVPDPNVTVSYPSGSPSYIAPLDVYTTLRSMGPNASVNQNYNLTWTFNIDSGFSYLVRLHFCEVSDLVNKVNQRVFSIFMNNRTAEKEADVIGWAGSNGVPVHRDYVVFVPTGPPQQYLWLDLHPYTLSKSQRYDAILNGLEIFKINGSNGNLAGPNPAPLPQPLVDTGQSSGSNQSKNHKAIIGGAVGGGLATLLVVGLIVCVISYSQMRKKDPSTGDGWLPLSLYGNSPSSGSAKTTTTGSYSSSRPSNLCRHFSFAEIKAATNDFDEAILLGVGGFGKVYRGEIDSGAKVAIKRGNPLSEQGMHEFQTEIEMLSKLRHRHLVSLIGYCEENCEMVLVYDYMAYGTLREHLYKTQNPPLPWKQRLEICIGAARGLHYLHTGAKHTIIHRDVKTTNILLDEKWVAKVSDFGLSKTGPSLDHTHVSTVVKGSFGYLDPEYFRRQQLTDKSDVYSYGVVLFEILCARPALNPTLPKEQVSLAEWALHCHKKEMLDEIIDPYLKGKIAPECFKKVAETAVKCVSDVGSDRPPMGDVLWNLEFALQLQESAEESGGGFGLEDVKSFEVTKDSDLSPMGFDYSNNCSGGQGSSTSIEGRSLASQESDGLTPSAVFSQIMNPEGR, from the coding sequence AATGCTTCCAACTCATATGCATTCGTAAATGGCATTGAGATTGTTTCACATCCTGATATCTATATTACAGATGGGACAGAAACTGTTGTCGGGCAATCCACTGGGTTCAATATTGACAACAGCACAGCACTTGAGAATGTTTATCGGCTGAATGTGGGCGGAAACGACATTTCTCCTTCTCATGATACTGGTCTCCAGAGGTCATGGCATGATGATTCAAATTACATATTCAGTGCGGCTCGTGGAGTTACAGAGGTTCCTGATCCAAATGTAACGGTAAGTTATCCTTCAGGATCACCTAGCTATATTGCCCCGCTTGATGTATACACCACTTTGAGGTCGATGGGTCCGAATGCATCGGTTAATCAGAATTACAATCTGACATGGACATTCAACATTGACTCTGGCTTCTCGTATCTCGTTAGACTCCACTTCTGCGAGGTATCAGACCTTGTTAACAAAGTAAATCAGAGAGTTTTCAGTATCTTCATGAATAATCGGACTGCAGAAAAGGAGGCAGATGTGATTGGTTGGGCAGGAAGCAATGGTGTCCCTGTTCACAGGGACTATGTGGTATTTGTTCCCACTGGTCCGCCTCAACAGTATCTCTGGCTTGATCTACACCCTTACACTCTCTCAAAGTCCCAACGATATGATGCTATCTTGAATGGActagaaattttcaaaataaatggTTCCAATGGGAATCTTGCTGGTCCTAATCCAGCTCCCCTTCCGCAGCCTCTAGTTGACACCGGCCAATCATCGGGATCTAATCAATCAAAAAATCACAAAGCCATTATTGGAGGAGCAGTTGGAGGTGGACTCGCTACACTCCTTGTTGTTGGTTTGATCGTATGCGTTATTTCCTACAGTCAGATGCGCAAAAAGGATCCCAGCACTGGTGATGGCTGGCTTCCTTTGTCTTTGTATGGAAATTCACCTTCTTCTGGTTCTGCCAAGACAACTACCACAGGAAGCTATTCCTCCTCACGGCCTTCAAACCTTTGTCGCCATTTTTCATTTGCCGAGATCAAAGCTGCCACTAATGACTTTGATGAGGCTATTCTGCTTGGTGTAGGAGGCTTTGGCAAAGTTTATCGTGGTGAGATTGACAGCGGAGCAAAAGTTGCAATTAAGCGAGGGAACCCACTTTCTGAACAGGGAATGCATGAATTCCAAACTGAGATTGAAATGCTCTCAAAACTTCGGCATCGCCACCTGGTATCTCTGATAGGGTATTGCGAAGAGAATTGTGAAATGGTTCTTGTATATGATTACATGGCTTATGGAACTCTGCGGGAGCATCTTTACAAAACTCAGAATCCCCCGTTGCCGTGGAAGCAGAGGCTCGAGATTTGTATTGGTGCTGCACGTGGTTTGCATTATCTGCACACTGGTGCGAAGCACACCATTATCCACCGCGATGTCAAGACGACAAACATCCTCTTGGACGAGAAGTGGGTTGCAAAGGTTTCAGATTTTGGCCTGTCAAAAACGGGTCCATCACTGGATCATACCCACGTCAGCACAGTGGTGAAGGGTAGTTTTGGTTATCTGGATCCAGAATATTTCAGACGGCAACAACTGACTGACAAATCTGATGTGTACTCATATGGAGTTGTACTTTTTGAAATCTTATGCGCTAGACCGGCGTTGAACCCAACACTTCCAAAAGAACAAGTTAGCTTGGCTGAGTGGGCGCTGCATTGCCATAAGAAGGAAATGCTTGATGAAATCATTGATCCTTATCTCAAGGGGAAAATCGCACCAGAATGCTTTAAGAAAGTAGCTGAGACAGCAGTGAAGTGTGTGTCTGATGTTGGAAGTGATAGGCCTCCGATGGGTGATGTCCTGTGGAACCTTGAGTTTGCTCTGCAACTTCAGGAGAGTGCAGAGGAAAGTGGCGGTGGTTTTGGCCTCGAAGACGTCAAATCTTTTGAAGTTACGAAAGATTCAGATTTGTCTCCTATGGGTTTTGATTATTCAAATAACTGCAGCGGTGGACAAGGATCGTCAACAAGCATTGAGGGCCGTAGCCTTGCCAGCCAGGAGTCGGATGGGTTGACTCCAAGTGCCGTCTTTTCCCAGATAATGAATCCAGAAGGGCGGTAA
- the LOC140960399 gene encoding splicing factor Cactin: MPLSRRRRRERSVSASEDESESVSNRKSRMQRHRHGDADDSEDDVSKKKGKRKISEEEIAEYLAKKAQKKAVKVSKKLKSQTIYGYSNDSNPFGDSNLNEKFVWRKKIERDVNQGMSLDEFSIKAEKKRQRERMAEIEKVKKRREERAVEKAQHEEEMALLARERARAEFQDWEKKEEEFHFEQSKFRSEIRIREGRNKPIDILTKHLDPSDDFEIELNEPYMVFKGLTVKEMEELHEDIKMHLDLDRATPTHIQYWEALLIVCEWELAEANKRDALERARVRGEQLPPEITVEERGLHVSIDADVKNLLHGKTYGELDALQSQIESQMRSGAAKLVEYWEAIIKRLHIYKAKACLKEIHVKMLHKHLERLEAPVEVKNEETDGSPPQDDQYFHQDVNDSEIPSPKPLTDDEIQEEEAEGAYSPQLMHGDETEDAIDPEEDRMILEKKRIAVKEERRIHELALRPAPPVDNFENNALRAMGATEEGDAVFGSNNEINLDSQVYWWHDKYRPRKPKYFNRVHTGYEWNKYNQTHYDHDNPPPKVVQGYKFNIFYPDLVDKIKAPTYTIEKDGDSNETCIIRFHAGPPYEDIAFRIVNKEWEYSHKKGFKCTFERGILHVYFNFKRYRYRR; this comes from the exons ATGCCGTTGTCAAGGAGACGTCGGCGGGAGCGTTCCGTCTCCGCATCTGAAGATGAATCCGAATCAGTTTCTAATCGTAAGAGCCGGATGCAACGCCACCGACATGGAGACGCGGATGACTCGGAAGACGATGTCTCGAAGAAAAAGGGTAAGAGGAAGATTTCAGAGGAGGAAATTGCTGAATACCTAGCGAAAAAGGCGCAGAAAAAG GCTGTGAAAGTTTCTAAAAAATTGAAGTCCCAGACCATCTATGGATATTCCAATGATTCAAATCCTTTTGGTGATTCTAATCTTAACGAAAA atttgtATGGCGAAAGAAGATTGAGCGTGATGTAAATCAAGGAATGTCATTGGATGAGTTCTCCATCAAAGCGGAGAAGAAAAGGCAGAGAGAAAGAATG GCCGAGATTGAAAAGGTGAAAAAAAGGAGGGAGGAAAGGGCTGTTGAGAAAGCACAACATGAGGAAGAGATG GCACTGTTGGCAAGAGAGCGAGCTCGAGCTGAGTTTCAAGACTGggagaagaaagaagaagag TTTCATTTTGAGCAAAGCAAATTTCGGTCAGAGATTCGTATACGTGAAGGTCGTAATAAACCAATTGATATACTCACTAAGCATCTTGATCCTTCAGATGATTTTGAGATAGAGCTAAATGAACCATACATGGTTTTCAAG GGTTTGACAGTAAAAGAAATGGAAGAGCTTCATGAAGACATTAAGATGCACCTTGATTTAGACCGAGCGACTCCTACCCATATTCAATATTGGGAG GCACTTCTGATTGTTTGTGAATGGGAACTAGCTGAAGCTAATAAAAGGGATGCCCTAGAGCGTGCCAGAGTGCGAGGAGAGCAACTACCACCAGAGATTACAGTTGAAGAAAGAGGTTTGCATGTGAGCATTGACGCAGATGTTAAGAATCTTTTGCATGGAAAAACCTATGGTGAACTGGATGCCCTTCAATCCCAGATTGAGTCTCAAATGCGATCTGGGGCTGCCAAGTTGGTGGAATATTGGGAAGCCATTATTAAACGTCTCCATATTTACAAAGCGAAG GCTTGTCTGAAAGAAATTCATGTCAAGATGCTGCACAAGCATTTGGAGCGACTTGAAGCACCAGTGGAGGTTAAAAATGAAGAAACAGATGGAAGTCCACCGCAGGATGATCAGTATTTCCATCAAGATGTAAATG ATTCTGAAATTCCTTCTCCAAAACCCTTGACGGATGATGAGATCCAAGAGGAAGAAGCAGAAGGAGCATATTCACCACAGTTGATGCATGGTGATGAAACTGAAGATGCGATTGACCCTGAAGAGGACAGGATGATTCTG GAGAAGAAACGTATTGCTGTAAAGGAAGAGAGGCGTATCCACGAACTTGCTCTAAGGCCAGCTCCTCCTGTAGATAACTTTGAGAACAATGCCTTGAGAGCCATGGGAGCCACCGAGGAAGGTGATGCTGTATTTGGCTCAAATAATGAAATCAACCTTGATTCCCAG GTGTACTGGTGGCATGATAAATACCGTCCAAGAAAGCCAAAATATTTTAATCGCGTTCACACTGGCTACGAGTGGAACAAATACAACCAAACTCATTATGATCATGACAACCCACCCCCCAAGGTAGTGCAGGGATACAAGTTCAATATTTTTTACCCAGATCTTGTTGACAAAATAAAAGCTCCAACATACACCATCGAGAAAGATGGAGATAGTAACGAGACTTGTATCATTAGGTTTCATGCTGGGCCCCCTTATGAAGATATT GCATTCCGTATTGTGAATAAAGAATGGGAGTACTCACACAAGAAGGGCTTCAAATGTACATTTGAGCGGGGAATCTTACATGTCTACTTCAATTTCAAACGCTACCGGTATCGTCGGTGA